Below is a genomic region from Jatrophihabitans sp..
GTCGACCCCGCCGGCTCCATCGACATCCGGTGGTGTGATCTGGCCTCGCCACCGGACGCTGGGCCCGACCACGAGTTCGAGGCGTTCCTGCGCCGGGACCGGCGCGAGCCCTTCGATCTGGCCCGGGCGCCACTGCTCCGGCTGAGCGTCCTGCGCCGACCGGTGGCTGACCAGCCTCAGCCGGCGCCGGCGTACCGGTCGGTGCTGACCTTTCATCACGCGCTGCTCGATGCGAGCTCGATGCGGCTGCTGGTCGAGGAGGTGTCCCAGTGTTACGCCGCGAAACTGGCTGGGCGATCCTCAGAACGCCCGCCACGCCCGCCGTTCTCCGATTTCACGAGGTGGTGGCAGACGGTTGATCAGTCGAGTGCGGAGAAGTTCTGGACCTCCTACCTCGCCGACGCCGCATTGCCGCGGGCGCTTCCCGGCTACCTTGGAGCCTTCCGGCCGGGGCCGGCCGAGCCGAGAAAGCTGGAGACGGTGCTCTCGCGTGCGGACTCTGACCGCGTCCGCGAGACCGCCCGGCTGGCAGGCCTGAGCTCCAGCGCCATGCTCACCGCGGCGTGGGCGCTGCTGCGCGCCCGCTACGGCGGCGTGGAGGACGTCGTGCTGGCGGTCACCCGGTCTTGCCGGCACGCCAGCATCCCTAACGTCGACGAGGTCATGGGCCTGCTGGTCAACACCGTCGCGCTGCGGGTCCGCATCGATCCGGCCTGGTCGGTTGCCCAGTTTCTGGCAGCGGTGGACCACAGCATCGCCGAGGTTCGGCAGCACCAGCTCACGCCGATGGCCTCGATCCTGAGCTGGGCCGAGCTGCCGGCGGACACCCCGCTGCTCGACAGCCTGCTCAACTATGACCGGCGCCGGCTGCAGACCGGGCTGCGCAGCGGCTCGGCCGGCCCGGTCAGCGCCCGGGTGGACCGGTTGCTGTCCTACCCGCTGACGGTGCGGGGTTACTCCGAGCCCGAGTTGCGCCTGGGGATGGTGTGGGACGGACGTCGCTTCGCGGAGGGCTCCGTTGACCGGATGCTGGCACAACTGCGATCCACCCTCATCGAGTTAGCCGACAAGCCCTCGACGCCGCTGGCCGAACTCACACTGGGCGCCGACGACGAAGCCGAGCTGCGCTCGCAGTGGAACAGCCTTTGCACCGACAACCCGCGCAATCCGCGCTACCCGCGCGATGCCAGCCTGCCCGAGCTGTTCGCGGCCCAGGTGGCCCGCCGCCCCGACGCCCCGGCGCTGGTGTCGGCAGCGGGCTGCTGGAGCTACGACGAGCTGGACCGGCGTAGCAACTCCTTGGCCTGGGCGCTGCGCAGCCGTGGGGTCGGGGTGGACGCTCCGGTGGCGGTGGCGCTGCCGCGTGGGGCCGACTTGATCGTGACCCTGCTGGCCGTGCTCAAATGCGGGGGCGCGTACCTGCCGATCGACCCGAGCACTCCGTTGGCCCGGGTCGCCACCATGATCGCCGGCGCCCGGCTGGTGGTGGTCACCGATGAGACCGCCGCCGGCGTGCCCGAGGTCGAGGGCGTGCCCAAGCTCGGACTGGACGAGTTGAGGTCTGAGCAGTCCGGCCCGCTACCGGTGGGCCTGGCGCATCCGCAGAGCTTGGCGTTCCTGGGCTTCACCTCCGGATCGACCGGGGTGCCCAAGGGCGTCGCCGTGCCGCACCGGGGCATCGTCCGGCTTGTCGTCGACCCGCCGTTTGTCACGCTGGGGCCCGGCCAACGGGTGCTGCACCTGGCTCCGGTCGCCTTCGACACCTCGCTCCTGGAGATCTGGGGCGCGCTTCTCACCGGCGCCACCCTGGTGCTGGCCCCACCCGGGCCGCTCGGCCTGCCCGAGATCGCGTCGGTGCTGCGCACCGCTGACCTGAGCGTCGTCTGGCTCACGGCAGGGCTGTTCCATCAGCTGGTCGAAGTCGACCTCGGTGCGCTCACCGGCGTCGGCCAACTGCTGGCCGGAGGCGACGTCCTCAATCCCGAGGCGGTCCGCGCCGTGCTGGCGGCCCGCGGCGGCAAGCCGCTGGTCAACGGCTACGGCCCGACGGAAAACAGCACGTTCACCACCTGCCATGTGATGACCGATCCGGATGAGGTGGGAGCGACCGTTCCAATCGGCCGGCCACTCCAGCACACCACCGTGCAGATCCTCGACGAGAACCTGCGCCCGACGCCGATCGGCGTGGCCGGCGAGCTGTGCACCGGCGGCGACGGCCTGGCCCGGGGTTACCACGGCAATCCCAAGGCGACGGCGCGCGCGTTCGTGCCCGATCCGGACGGTGAGGGCGACCGGCTGTACCGCACCGGGGACCTCGCCCGGTGGCGCGCGGACGGGGTGCTGGAGTTCATCGGGCGGATCGACAACCAGGTCAAGATTCGCGGCTTCCGGGTCGAGCCGGGCGAGGTCGAGGCGGTGCTGCGCTCGTTCGAGGGCGTCCGTGAGGCGGTCGTGCTGGTTCGGGGCGACGGCGCCCAACGGCATTTGGTCGGCTACGTGATCCCCGGTGACGGTGTAGACCCGAGCACGCTGCGGCCCGCGCTGCTGCGCGAGTTCCTCGCCTACCGGCTGCCGGAATACCTGGTGCCCACCGGGTTGGCGGTGCTGGACCGGTTTCCGCTCAACGTCAACGGCAAGGTGGACCGAGCAGCGCTGCCGGCGCTGGAACGGGAGACCGCCGAGTCGGCGAGCCCGCTGCAGAGCGAGACCGAGCACCGGTTGGCTGAGGCGTGGCAGCTGCTGCTGGAGGTCGAGGGCGTCGGCCGCGACGATAACTTCTTCGCCCTCGGCGGCAACTCACTGTCCGCGGCCCGGCTGATGTTCCGAATCCGAGAGGTGTTCGGCGTGGAGCTGCCGATGGGCTCTTTCTACGCCACCCCGTCGCTGTCCTCGTGCGCCGCCGCCATCGACGCGGCCCGATCGGCGGCCTCCGCGGGCGCGGGCGCGCCAGGCGCCATCAGCCGGCGATCACGCGCCGGGTACCAGGTCCGCACCGGCGCTGCCGTGGCAGCTCAGCCGACCGAAGCCGCGCCTGCCACCGCCGCGCCGATTGAAGCCCCACCGTCGGCACGTCCCGGGATCGCCCGCCGCGACCGGGGCGCGTTCCGGGTGGCGGCGGGCTCCGCGCAGCCTGCGACGGAGCGTCCCGGCGAGCTGGCCTCGCACCTGGTCCGCATGACCGATGACTGGGCGCTATGGCGGAATCTGTGCCTGCGCGCGGCCGGCTTCCCCCTCGACCTGCTGAGCGCGGTGGGTGATCCGGCCCTGGCCGAGGCCGCCGACGCCGCCATCGCGGCTCGGGCCGGCGCCGGCGACCTGGAACGAGCTGAAGCGGCTTACGCGGGCGAGTTCGACGCCGCGGTCCGCCGGCTCGGCGTCGCGCTCTACGACGCCGCCCGGTTGCCGGCGTTGCGCGAGGCGATCGCCTGGCAGAACCGGCACGCCCTGTCCACCGGCATCGACGCGCTGGTGCGGCGTGGGCCCGAGCCTGCCAACCGCAACACCAAGCACCGCCAGCATGAGGCGCTGGTGGCCAGTTACCTGCAGCGCTACTGCGCCAAGAACGACACCATCGGCTACTTCGGTCCGGTGGGCCTGTCGCAGTTCGACGACGGTCCCGGCATCCGGATCGAGCACCACGCCTCGGACAGCCTGGTGCGCGAGCGGATCACCTACCTGGAGGGCTGGTCCATCCGGGCCCTCATGGCCGAGCACACCGAGGCCCTGCGGCCCTGGCTGGTGCCGCGGCGGATGCCGTTCCTGGCGGTCGAGGGCAGCCTGCTGCGGCTGCCGCTGGCGCCGCCGGTGCGGCTGACGCCGGCCGAGGCGGCGGTTCTGCACGCCTGCGACGGCATCCGCAATGCCAACCAGGTGGCGGCCGCGGTGCTTGCCGACCCTGCGACCGGGCTCGGCGCCGTCGCCGAGGTCTTCGCGGTGCTGGCCCGCCTGGTCGAGAGCCACCGGGTGGTCTGGCAGGTCGACGTGGCTCCCCAGGACATCCGGCCCGAGCGCTCGATGCGCGCGGTGCTAGCCGGCGTTTCTGACGAAAGCGTGCGCGCGCCGGCCGAGGAGGCGCTGGACGCGCTGGTCGCCGGCCGGAACGCCCTTGCCGAGGCCGGTGGTGACCCGGAACGG
It encodes:
- a CDS encoding amino acid adenylation domain-containing protein codes for the protein MQSSGQQLSERCRALPAQYGMILSSLRYPEDGVYILQITLDWAEALKPEPFEAAWREVVRRNPVLRTAFELHDEHGLIQTVDPAGSIDIRWCDLASPPDAGPDHEFEAFLRRDRREPFDLARAPLLRLSVLRRPVADQPQPAPAYRSVLTFHHALLDASSMRLLVEEVSQCYAAKLAGRSSERPPRPPFSDFTRWWQTVDQSSAEKFWTSYLADAALPRALPGYLGAFRPGPAEPRKLETVLSRADSDRVRETARLAGLSSSAMLTAAWALLRARYGGVEDVVLAVTRSCRHASIPNVDEVMGLLVNTVALRVRIDPAWSVAQFLAAVDHSIAEVRQHQLTPMASILSWAELPADTPLLDSLLNYDRRRLQTGLRSGSAGPVSARVDRLLSYPLTVRGYSEPELRLGMVWDGRRFAEGSVDRMLAQLRSTLIELADKPSTPLAELTLGADDEAELRSQWNSLCTDNPRNPRYPRDASLPELFAAQVARRPDAPALVSAAGCWSYDELDRRSNSLAWALRSRGVGVDAPVAVALPRGADLIVTLLAVLKCGGAYLPIDPSTPLARVATMIAGARLVVVTDETAAGVPEVEGVPKLGLDELRSEQSGPLPVGLAHPQSLAFLGFTSGSTGVPKGVAVPHRGIVRLVVDPPFVTLGPGQRVLHLAPVAFDTSLLEIWGALLTGATLVLAPPGPLGLPEIASVLRTADLSVVWLTAGLFHQLVEVDLGALTGVGQLLAGGDVLNPEAVRAVLAARGGKPLVNGYGPTENSTFTTCHVMTDPDEVGATVPIGRPLQHTTVQILDENLRPTPIGVAGELCTGGDGLARGYHGNPKATARAFVPDPDGEGDRLYRTGDLARWRADGVLEFIGRIDNQVKIRGFRVEPGEVEAVLRSFEGVREAVVLVRGDGAQRHLVGYVIPGDGVDPSTLRPALLREFLAYRLPEYLVPTGLAVLDRFPLNVNGKVDRAALPALERETAESASPLQSETEHRLAEAWQLLLEVEGVGRDDNFFALGGNSLSAARLMFRIREVFGVELPMGSFYATPSLSSCAAAIDAARSAASAGAGAPGAISRRSRAGYQVRTGAAVAAQPTEAAPATAAPIEAPPSARPGIARRDRGAFRVAAGSAQPATERPGELASHLVRMTDDWALWRNLCLRAAGFPLDLLSAVGDPALAEAADAAIAARAGAGDLERAEAAYAGEFDAAVRRLGVALYDAARLPALREAIAWQNRHALSTGIDALVRRGPEPANRNTKHRQHEALVASYLQRYCAKNDTIGYFGPVGLSQFDDGPGIRIEHHASDSLVRERITYLEGWSIRALMAEHTEALRPWLVPRRMPFLAVEGSLLRLPLAPPVRLTPAEAAVLHACDGIRNANQVAAAVLADPATGLGAVAEVFAVLARLVESHRVVWQVDVAPQDIRPERSMRAVLAGVSDESVRAPAEEALDALVAGRNALAEAGGDPERVSAAMAELESTFTRYAKVPPTRRAGALYAGRTLAYEECLRADTVRFGGDILDGARDALGLVLDSARWFTAVCGALYARRFNEIYRERAAALGSDTVAFAEFWLLANDILFDQSLELIQPAVRGLQQRWSKILALPADQRRVERRSADIRGAVAAAFPAQPRVWPMAVHHSPDLMIAGRDAAAGGRFTFVLGEIHPSIVTTRYATWLEFHEDPAAIRAGMRHDLGRDSVFIAETAEEGGVNSRLSNILASEGDRRLVFAHDSCGYDPRTNLTVGDCEVIDSPTGLRVRRRDGSVELGLLEVVGDLLSAVLVQSFHPVPRGAHSPRITIDDLVIGREAWSFAATEPPFADTVDEQVRYAQARAWTARHDLPRHVFLRTTGERKPIYADLTSLASIDLISRALRRSRRDAGPEATLSVVEMLPTPEQAWLSDAQGRRYSAELRVVVADQKEG